One genomic segment of Brassica napus cultivar Da-Ae chromosome A3, Da-Ae, whole genome shotgun sequence includes these proteins:
- the LOC106440407 gene encoding allantoate deiminase isoform X2, translating to MAVLHPSSSRSYHILSNAYHTSFHHHHHHNHHHHHHPSLVIFWCLVISLLSPLAVSSSSSSSSSSASSSSSSSQISLGIGETEGTKQDLHLSILRDESVARLHELGQVSDAATHLERTFMSPASIRGIKLLREWMEDAGLSTWVDNMGNVHGRVEPKNGSTPALLIGSHMDTVIDAGKYDGSLGIISAISALKVLKVNGKLGELKRPVEVIAFSDEEGVRFQCTFLGSAALAGIMPVSRLEITDKSGITVQDALKENSIDITEENLMQLKYDPASVWGYVEVHIEQGPVLEYVGYPLGVVKGIAGQTRLKVTVKGSQGHAGTVPMSLRQDPMTGAAELIVLMESVCKNPKEYLICEGQCNEETVESLANSLVCTVGEISTWPSASNVIPGQVTFTVDLRTIDDVGRNAILHDLSTRMYQICDKRSLLCSIERKHDADAVISDPHLSLQLKSAAQSALKKITGEVQDEVPVLMSGAGHDAMALSYLTKVGMLFVRCRGGISHSPAEHVLDDDVGAAGLAILEFLESQM from the exons ATGGCGGTTCTTCATCCTTCCTCCTCTAGATCTTATCATATCCTCTCTAATGCCTACCACACTAGCttccatcaccatcatcatcataaccatcaccatcatcatcacccTTCGCTTGTGATCTTCTGGTGCCTCGTGATTTCTCTGTTATCTCCTCTCGCTGTTTCCTCTTCATCCtcctcgtcttcttcctccGCGTCGTCCTCGTCGTCGTCTTCTCAAATCTCCCTCG GAATCGGTGAAACGGAAGGGACGAAGCAAGATCTGCATCTGTCGATCCTCAGGGACGAATCTGTGGCAAGGTTACACGAGCTTGGACAG GTGAGTGATGCAGCTACCCATTTAGAGAGGACTTTCATGAGTCCAGCATCCATAAGGGGAATAAAACTTCTTCGTGAATGGATGGAAGATGCCGGTTTATCAAC ATGGGTTGATAACATGGGGAATGTACATGGTCGAGTGGAACCAAAGAATGGAAGCACGCCGGCACTTCTTATTGGTTCTCATATG GACACTGTTATTGATGCTGGTAAATACGATGGCTCATTAGGCATAATCTCTGCTATCTCTGCATTGAAGGTTCTGAAAGTAAATGGGAAGTTGGGGGAACTAAAGCGACCTGTTGAG GTGATTGCGTTTAGTGATGAGGAAGGTGTGAGATTTCAATGTACTTTCCTAGGTAGTGCTGCTCTTGCTGGTATCATGCCAGTTTCTCGGTTGGAGATTACTGATAAAAG TGGTATAACTGTGCAAGATGCTTTAAAAGAAAACTCCATAGACATAACAGAGGAAAATCTTATGCAGCTCAAGTATGATCCTGCTTCTGTTTGGGGCTATGTAGAG GTTCACATTGAGCAAGGGCCTGTGCTTGAATATGTTGGTTATCCACTAGGAGTAGTAAAAGGTATTGCAGGACAGACTAGACTCAAG GTTACTGTAAAAGGCTCTCAAGGACATGCTGGAACGGTTCCAATGTCACTGCGTCAAGATCCTATGACTGGTGCTGCCGAACTCATTGTACTAATGGAGAGTGTTTGCAAAAACCCTAAAGAGTACTTAATTTGTGAAGGCCAATGCAACGAGGAGACAGTAGAGTCCCTTGCTAATTCACTTGTTTGTACAGTTGGAGAAATCTCTACATGGCCAAGTGCTAGCAATGTCATCCCAGGACAG GTAACTTTCACTGTGGATTTACGTACAATAGATGACGTAGGACGCAATGCTATCCTCCATGACTTATCAACTAGGATGTACCAAATATGTGACAAAAGATCGCTTTTGTGCTCCATTGAACGAAAG CACGACGCAGACGCAGTAATATCAGACCCTCATTTGAGTTTACAGCTGAAATCAGCAGCTCAGAGTGCTCTTAAGAAGATTACAGGAGAGGTCCAAGACGAGGTCCCTGTGCTAATGAGTGGAGCAGGACATGATGCTATGGCTTTGTCTTACTTAACTAAG GTTGGGATGTTATTCGTTCGGTGTCGTGGAGGAATAAGTCATTCTCCGGCAGAACATGTCCTGGATGATGATGTTGGTGCAGCCGGTTTAGCCATCTTGGAGTTTCTAGAGTCTcaaatgtaa
- the LOC106440407 gene encoding allantoate deiminase isoform X1 gives MAVLHPSSSRSYHILSNAYHTSFHHHHHHNHHHHHHPSLVIFWCLVISLLSPLAVSSSSSSSSSSASSSSSSSQISLGIGETEGTKQDLHLSILRDESVARLHELGQVSDAATHLERTFMSPASIRGIKLLREWMEDAGLSTWVDNMGNVHGRVEPKNGSTPALLIGSHMDTVIDAGKYDGSLGIISAISALKVLKVNGKLGELKRPVEVIAFSDEEGVRFQCTFLGSAALAGIMPVSRLEITDKSGITVQDALKENSIDITEENLMQLKYDPASVWGYVEVIEPFQLYIQTSMLITDWCILMQVHIEQGPVLEYVGYPLGVVKGIAGQTRLKVTVKGSQGHAGTVPMSLRQDPMTGAAELIVLMESVCKNPKEYLICEGQCNEETVESLANSLVCTVGEISTWPSASNVIPGQVTFTVDLRTIDDVGRNAILHDLSTRMYQICDKRSLLCSIERKHDADAVISDPHLSLQLKSAAQSALKKITGEVQDEVPVLMSGAGHDAMALSYLTKVGMLFVRCRGGISHSPAEHVLDDDVGAAGLAILEFLESQM, from the exons ATGGCGGTTCTTCATCCTTCCTCCTCTAGATCTTATCATATCCTCTCTAATGCCTACCACACTAGCttccatcaccatcatcatcataaccatcaccatcatcatcacccTTCGCTTGTGATCTTCTGGTGCCTCGTGATTTCTCTGTTATCTCCTCTCGCTGTTTCCTCTTCATCCtcctcgtcttcttcctccGCGTCGTCCTCGTCGTCGTCTTCTCAAATCTCCCTCG GAATCGGTGAAACGGAAGGGACGAAGCAAGATCTGCATCTGTCGATCCTCAGGGACGAATCTGTGGCAAGGTTACACGAGCTTGGACAG GTGAGTGATGCAGCTACCCATTTAGAGAGGACTTTCATGAGTCCAGCATCCATAAGGGGAATAAAACTTCTTCGTGAATGGATGGAAGATGCCGGTTTATCAAC ATGGGTTGATAACATGGGGAATGTACATGGTCGAGTGGAACCAAAGAATGGAAGCACGCCGGCACTTCTTATTGGTTCTCATATG GACACTGTTATTGATGCTGGTAAATACGATGGCTCATTAGGCATAATCTCTGCTATCTCTGCATTGAAGGTTCTGAAAGTAAATGGGAAGTTGGGGGAACTAAAGCGACCTGTTGAG GTGATTGCGTTTAGTGATGAGGAAGGTGTGAGATTTCAATGTACTTTCCTAGGTAGTGCTGCTCTTGCTGGTATCATGCCAGTTTCTCGGTTGGAGATTACTGATAAAAG TGGTATAACTGTGCAAGATGCTTTAAAAGAAAACTCCATAGACATAACAGAGGAAAATCTTATGCAGCTCAAGTATGATCCTGCTTCTGTTTGGGGCTATGTAGAGGTAATAGAGCCCTTTCAGTTATACATACAAACTAGTATGTTGATTACTGATTGGTGTATTCTCATGCAGGTTCACATTGAGCAAGGGCCTGTGCTTGAATATGTTGGTTATCCACTAGGAGTAGTAAAAGGTATTGCAGGACAGACTAGACTCAAG GTTACTGTAAAAGGCTCTCAAGGACATGCTGGAACGGTTCCAATGTCACTGCGTCAAGATCCTATGACTGGTGCTGCCGAACTCATTGTACTAATGGAGAGTGTTTGCAAAAACCCTAAAGAGTACTTAATTTGTGAAGGCCAATGCAACGAGGAGACAGTAGAGTCCCTTGCTAATTCACTTGTTTGTACAGTTGGAGAAATCTCTACATGGCCAAGTGCTAGCAATGTCATCCCAGGACAG GTAACTTTCACTGTGGATTTACGTACAATAGATGACGTAGGACGCAATGCTATCCTCCATGACTTATCAACTAGGATGTACCAAATATGTGACAAAAGATCGCTTTTGTGCTCCATTGAACGAAAG CACGACGCAGACGCAGTAATATCAGACCCTCATTTGAGTTTACAGCTGAAATCAGCAGCTCAGAGTGCTCTTAAGAAGATTACAGGAGAGGTCCAAGACGAGGTCCCTGTGCTAATGAGTGGAGCAGGACATGATGCTATGGCTTTGTCTTACTTAACTAAG GTTGGGATGTTATTCGTTCGGTGTCGTGGAGGAATAAGTCATTCTCCGGCAGAACATGTCCTGGATGATGATGTTGGTGCAGCCGGTTTAGCCATCTTGGAGTTTCTAGAGTCTcaaatgtaa
- the LOC111207138 gene encoding ATP-dependent DNA helicase PIF1-like: protein MSYPLEYLNSLEFPGLPAHKLRLKVGVPVMLLRNLNQKEGLCNGTRLIVTHMGEKVIKTELLTATKKTDPILLPRIILSPLESNHPFTLKRRQFPIRVCYAMTVNKSQGQTLSNVALYLPKPVFSHGQLYVALSRVTTPKGLKILDMSSNVEGSKTIDNIVYREAFKGLPKTTGVTYDADEAAEDQ, encoded by the exons ATGTCCTACCCATTGGAATATCTGAACTCCTTGGAGTTCCCAGGCCTACCAGCTCACAAACTCCGGCTGAAAGTGGGTGTCCCAGTCATGCTCCTGCGTAACCTGAACCAGAAAGAAGGCTTATGTAACGGCACAAGGCTAATAGTGACACACATGGGTGAAAAGGTTATTAAAACCGAACTGCTTACTGCTACAAAGAAGACAGATCCTATCCTGCTGCCACGGATCATCCTGTCACCACTAGAATCCAACCATCCTTTCACCTTGAAACGTCGCCAGTTTCCAATCCGAGTTTGCTATGCGATGACAGTGAATAAAAGCCAAGGCCAGACTTTATCAAACGTTGCTCTATACTTGCCTAAACCAGTCTTCAGCCATGGTCAGCTATATGTGGCCCTGTCAAGAGTCACAACACCCAAAGGTCTCAAGATTTTAGACATGAGCAGTAATGTGGAGGGAAGCAAGACGATAGACAACATTGTCTACAGAGAGGCCTTCAAAGGCCTCCCAAAAACAACCG GTGTAACATACGACGCCGACGAGGCAGCCGAGGATCAATGA